DNA sequence from the Glycine soja cultivar W05 chromosome 18, ASM419377v2, whole genome shotgun sequence genome:
CCTTGAGTTGGGGGATTTCTGATAACTGAAGCTTTGCCAAAGAATGCAGTGCTCCTCTATCAATAACGACGGAATtcaatttatacaaatatttgagctctaattcctttaattttataaaccCTCCATcttgaaaatgcaaaatttttCCTTCATAAGCACGGTGGCTGATAGAGAGGAACAataaacttggcatatctttcAGTGAATCCAGTGGATCAGTAGTTAAATAGGAGCACAACAAGGACAATTTCACCAGATGTTGGAGCCGTGGAATCCAATCTGGCAACCTGTTTAAATTCCCATTGAGGCAAAGCTTCCTAAGTGCTGACCGGGATGACATAAAGTGTAGGTCAATCACTTCATTGTTATCTATTGTATCAATATGTAGTTTCTCCAAGAGCTTCATCTCATTTATTGAGGAAGATAGAGTGCTTCCATGATGTCCCTTAAAATTAGTGATGCTCAGACCCCTTAACTGCTTTAGCTTTTCTAGCTCTCTAATCACCACTCCATCATCATCCATTCTTAGTGAAGGTATCTTTTGTAGAGATGTCATGCCTCCAAGACTATCCTTCAATTGAATTGAAGATATAAAATCAGCCAGAAGATGCTGTAGCTTTCTTAGCTTGCTAATTTCCATTGGTAGCTCAAACACACGAGTTTGTCGTACATCCAAGGTCTCCAAGTTCTGGAGCTTACCAATGGATTTTGGAAGACTTTGTACTTGTGTATTCCTGAAGCTTAAATACTTTAAGTGGATTAAATTCCCCAAATTTTCAGGGACATGATATAATCGAGCACCTTCAAAATCAAGAACCTTCAATGGCATTTGTTCTGCAAGGATTCTACTGATGAAGTGTTCAGATAATCTTTTATCTGTGATAATCAGAATTGACCGAATACGTGACCTTTCTATACTTTCCATTAAATCATTGGAACCCATTGCTATTGTTAGGCGTCGAAACATCCCACTCAACAGTATTTGATCATGCTCATCAATATACTGACTAAACCCTGTATCCTTGATTTTTCTAAGGATCATATTATGTAGTGAGCCATGAACACGACATCTTTTAAATTTTCCATCAATGCTAAATAAAGATACTTGCACCAAATTTCTACGGATCAACTCTGCTAAGTACTCTTGTGCAACTTCTACCAAAATTTTGTCCCTTTCATGTTTGACAAACCCTTCAGCAATCCACTGCCTAATCAATCTATCAGATTTAACTTCATAGTCCTCAGGATACATTCCCAAATACAATAAACATGATTTGAGATTGTAGGGCaaatcatcataactaagaCTCAAAATTTTGCTTACACCAATCAAATTCTTCTCCATCTCTTTACTTAGATTTTCACTAAACATTTTCCATTGAAGTGCGATTCTCTCTTTGCTTGATAAAAGACCACCAATGGACACAATTGCTAGAGGTAAACCATGACACTTTCTGACAATTTCATGACATACATCTTTAAGTTCTGATGGACAATATCCATCAAAATCATACTGAAAAGCTTTCTGACAAAACAGTTCGAAAGATTTTTCATCACTTAAAGGTTGCAGCTCATGCACACGAATAAAAGAAGATCTCCTACAAAACTCTGCAACATCCTTGTTTCTGGTTGTGATTAATATCCTACTtccatttttattatcaattacagAAAATTTAATCTCATCCCAAAATTGTGGATTCCATACATCATCAAACAAGACAACGTACCTTTTTTTCTGCAAGTAGTTCCTCAATTCATTCACCAACGACAATTGATCCATTGTAGAAATGTCACGATGAGTTGCCTCCATCTTTTCTCTGTAAAACATCTGCAACATGTTCCTCATCAATTCTTCTACAGTGTATGATTGAGACACTGTGATCCATGCATGGCATTCGAAGTGTGCAACGACCTTCTTGTTGTCAAAAACTTGCTTGGCAAGGGTGGTTTTTCCCACTCCTGCCATTCCTACCACAGAGATGACTGTGCGCTCAGGTCGTCCCTCTATCAACCAACCGATCAATTTCTCTGTAGGGCCTTCAAAGCCAACAACCTCATCTTCCTCAATAAACCTAGAAGCCATTCGGAGGTTGTGCCGGGTGACATTTTGATTTCCTGTGGAGCTGTTTGGTCTTTGATCTAAAGGAAACTGCCTTTGGAAATCACGTCTTTCAGCGCGAGCAAGTGACATGACAACCTGAATCTTAAATGCTATTTGAAGGCGGAAGATATGAGTTTTGATGTAGTCAACAGCCTCACATAGTAAA
Encoded proteins:
- the LOC114395637 gene encoding disease resistance protein RPM1-like — translated: MAENLFSLVRELVNRVRDLSNDVADATEELESFQEFIDEADKVAEAEEDNNRRDGIKSSVKQLREATFRIKDIIDEYMIFCEERQPDDPRCVALLCEAVDYIKTHIFRLQIAFKIQVVMSLARAERRDFQRQFPLDQRPNSSTGNQNVTRHNLRMASRFIEEDEVVGFEGPTEKLIGWLIEGRPERTVISVVGMAGVGKTTLAKQVFDNKKVVAHFECHAWITVSQSYTVEELMRNMLQMFYREKMEATHRDISTMDQLSLVNELRNYLQKKRNF